In Mycolicibacterium alvei, a single window of DNA contains:
- a CDS encoding PadR family transcriptional regulator, with amino-acid sequence MTNQFTPPGFGFVPFGPHEAREMFRQARTARRDLRDQMRAQAQSACEQGVDPTCQTGFGGPGFGPGFGPNFRPGRGMGFGFGNLGGPRARGGRRGRRGDVRAAILTLLAERPMHGYEMTQEIATRSNNLWKPSPGSVYPTLQLLVDEGLITPTETEGSKKTFELTKEGREAAAQIDTPPWAQIIADQEDETPGHQNLHGAAAQLMAAVGQSAFAADEAQQQRILDIVNNARREIYQVLGEE; translated from the coding sequence ATGACCAATCAATTCACCCCGCCCGGCTTCGGCTTCGTCCCGTTCGGTCCGCACGAGGCCCGCGAGATGTTCCGGCAAGCCCGCACCGCCCGTCGCGACCTGCGCGATCAGATGCGAGCCCAGGCCCAGTCCGCGTGTGAACAGGGCGTCGACCCGACCTGCCAGACCGGGTTCGGCGGACCGGGCTTCGGCCCAGGATTCGGCCCCAATTTCCGCCCTGGGCGAGGAATGGGTTTCGGCTTCGGAAACCTCGGCGGCCCCCGGGCTCGCGGCGGACGACGCGGCCGCCGCGGTGATGTGCGCGCCGCCATCCTGACGCTGCTGGCCGAACGCCCCATGCACGGCTACGAGATGACACAGGAGATCGCCACCCGCAGCAACAACCTGTGGAAGCCCAGCCCGGGCTCGGTATATCCGACCCTGCAACTGCTGGTCGACGAAGGGCTGATCACTCCAACCGAAACCGAAGGCAGCAAAAAGACTTTCGAGCTGACCAAGGAAGGTCGGGAGGCCGCCGCTCAGATCGACACCCCGCCGTGGGCGCAGATCATCGCAGACCAGGAAGACGAGACTCCGGGTCACCAGAACCTGCACGGCGCAGCCGCCCAGCTGATGGCCGCCGTCGGTCAGTCAGCCTTCGCCGCCGACGAGGCGCAACAACAGCGCATCCTCGACATCGTCAACAACGCCCGCCGCGAGATCTACCAGGTCCTGGGCGAGGAGTAA
- a CDS encoding PadR family transcriptional regulator — MSLRMAALGLLAQHPGSGYDLLKRFEKSMANVWPATQSQLYGELNKLAAAHLIEVTAIGPRGRKEYRVTPDGRAELVRWIANPQDDPPDRSAELLRVFLLGEVPRDQAREHLATLAADAESEVARLKELEASIRWGDTDEDLYAHAALEYGLRANAMRAEWAHWLGKTIDNR; from the coding sequence ATGAGTCTGCGCATGGCGGCACTTGGCCTGTTGGCACAACACCCCGGCAGCGGGTATGACCTGCTCAAACGCTTCGAGAAGTCGATGGCCAACGTCTGGCCCGCCACCCAGAGCCAGTTGTACGGCGAGCTCAACAAACTGGCCGCCGCCCACCTGATCGAGGTAACGGCGATCGGCCCGCGCGGGCGCAAGGAGTACCGCGTCACCCCGGATGGTCGCGCCGAGTTGGTGCGCTGGATCGCCAACCCGCAGGACGATCCACCCGACCGCAGTGCCGAGCTACTCCGCGTGTTCCTGCTCGGCGAAGTACCCCGCGACCAGGCCCGCGAGCATCTTGCGACGCTGGCCGCCGACGCCGAATCGGAGGTGGCGCGGCTCAAAGAGCTGGAGGCATCGATCCGCTGGGGCGACACCGACGAGGACCTCTACGCGCACGCCGCCCTGGAGTACGGCCTGCGCGCCAACGCCATGCGTGCCGAGTGGGCGCACTGGCTCGGGAAAACTATCGACAACCGATAG
- a CDS encoding carotenoid oxygenase family protein: protein MTSALPIGETDFFRRGNYSPVADELTASDLPVEGAIPAELDGWYLRNGPNPRQAGAHWFTGDGMIHGVRIEGGAAKWYRNRWVRTDSFIEDFPLYNADGTRNLRAAVANTHVVNHAGKTLALVESSLPYEITNDLETVGAYDFGGKLVDSMTAHPKICPTTGELHFFGYGSIFEPYVTYHRADAGGDLIINRSVDVKAHTMMHDFAMTAGHVIFMDLPVVFDLDVAIKGDGDMPYRWSDTYGARFGVLRRDHPDAPIRWFDVDPCYVFHVANAHEDGDSIVLQAVRYPELWRNDGGFDVDGVLWEWRIDLAAGTVRERQLDDAGVEFPRIDDRLAGLPARYSVSVAGNAWIRYDLTTGAGVRHELESGGPGEAVFVPGAGPADESNGWYLGYVYDPERDGSDLVILDASDFGGKPVATVKLPQRVPYGFHGNWISA, encoded by the coding sequence ATGACTTCAGCCCTGCCGATCGGCGAAACGGACTTCTTCCGACGCGGAAACTATTCGCCCGTCGCCGACGAACTCACCGCATCCGACCTGCCCGTCGAGGGCGCCATTCCCGCCGAACTCGACGGCTGGTACCTGCGCAACGGGCCCAACCCACGCCAGGCAGGAGCGCACTGGTTCACCGGCGACGGCATGATCCACGGCGTGCGCATCGAAGGCGGTGCGGCCAAGTGGTACCGCAATCGCTGGGTGCGTACCGACAGCTTCATCGAGGACTTCCCGCTCTACAACGCCGACGGCACCCGCAACCTGCGCGCGGCCGTCGCCAACACACATGTGGTCAATCACGCGGGCAAGACCCTTGCGCTGGTGGAATCCTCACTGCCCTACGAGATCACCAACGATCTGGAAACCGTGGGCGCCTATGACTTCGGCGGCAAGCTGGTCGACTCGATGACCGCGCATCCCAAGATCTGCCCGACCACCGGCGAGTTGCACTTCTTCGGGTACGGCAGCATCTTCGAGCCCTACGTGACCTACCACCGCGCCGATGCCGGCGGCGATCTGATCATCAACCGTTCAGTAGATGTCAAGGCGCACACCATGATGCATGACTTCGCGATGACCGCGGGTCATGTCATCTTCATGGATCTGCCGGTGGTGTTCGACCTCGACGTGGCGATCAAGGGCGATGGAGACATGCCCTACCGCTGGAGCGACACGTATGGCGCCCGGTTCGGCGTGCTGCGTCGTGACCATCCCGACGCACCGATCCGCTGGTTCGACGTCGACCCGTGCTACGTGTTCCACGTGGCCAACGCGCACGAAGACGGTGATTCGATTGTGCTGCAGGCGGTTCGCTATCCCGAGCTGTGGCGCAACGACGGTGGGTTCGACGTCGACGGCGTGCTGTGGGAATGGCGCATCGACCTGGCGGCCGGGACTGTCCGCGAACGCCAGCTCGACGACGCCGGAGTGGAGTTCCCGCGCATCGATGACCGCTTGGCCGGCCTGCCCGCCCGGTATTCGGTGTCCGTGGCGGGTAATGCCTGGATCCGCTACGACCTGACCACCGGTGCCGGTGTACGCCACGAACTCGAGTCCGGCGGACCTGGCGAAGCGGTGTTCGTCCCAGGGGCGGGGCCGGCCGACGAGAGCAACGGGTGGTACCTCGGCTACGTCTATGACCCCGAGCGCGACGGCAGTGACCTGGTGATCCTGGACGCGTCGGACTTCGGCGGAAAACCCGTCGCCACCGTCAAACTGCCGCAACGCGTGCCCTACGGGTTCCACGGGAATTGGATCAGCGCTTAA